A stretch of Blattabacterium cuenoti DNA encodes these proteins:
- a CDS encoding type III PLP-dependent enzyme domain-containing protein has protein sequence MKIRYADLIDQTFDFPTEEFTIKNNFLEFHGIPLMDLIQKYGTPLKFTYLPKISQNIKKARKWFEKAINYNQYKNKYTYCYCTKSSHFSFILEETLKNNISIETSYAYDIEIVKNLYKKGKINKSLEIICNGFKTENYIKNISELINNGFYNTIPILDNSDELEKLSSIIHFPFKLGIRIASEEEPKFEFYTSRLGIGYKDIIIFYLEKIKNNPQVELKMLHFFINTGIKDTSYYWNELFKCLHIYAKLKKIAQELDILNIGGGFPIKTSMSFKYDYEYMTNEIIYQIKKFCKEENISEPHIYTEFGAYTVGESGGILYRILSQKRQNDREKWNMIDSSFMTTLPDTWAISKRFIMMAINRWNDFYERVFLGGLTCDSDDYYNSEQHMNAIYLPCYREHTPLYIGFFNTGAYQDTISGYGGVHHCLIPQPIHILIDHDNNNNFVYRIFRKSQRPKEILKILGY, from the coding sequence ATGAAAATTCGTTATGCTGATCTAATAGATCAAACTTTTGATTTTCCTACTGAGGAATTTACCATTAAAAATAATTTTCTAGAATTTCATGGAATTCCATTAATGGATCTTATCCAAAAATATGGAACTCCTTTAAAGTTTACATATTTACCAAAAATATCTCAAAACATAAAAAAAGCTAGAAAATGGTTTGAAAAAGCCATTAATTATAATCAGTATAAAAATAAATATACTTATTGTTATTGTACAAAAAGTTCTCATTTCTCTTTTATATTAGAAGAAACTTTAAAAAATAATATTAGTATTGAAACTTCATATGCTTATGATATAGAAATTGTAAAAAATCTTTATAAAAAGGGGAAAATTAACAAAAGTCTTGAAATTATATGCAATGGATTTAAAACTGAAAATTATATTAAAAACATATCAGAACTCATTAATAACGGTTTTTATAATACTATTCCTATATTAGATAATTCCGATGAATTAGAAAAACTTAGTTCAATTATCCATTTCCCTTTCAAATTAGGAATACGTATAGCTTCTGAAGAAGAACCTAAATTTGAATTTTATACTTCTAGACTTGGAATAGGATATAAAGACATCATTATTTTTTATTTAGAAAAAATAAAAAATAATCCTCAAGTAGAATTAAAAATGTTACACTTTTTCATTAATACAGGAATAAAAGATACTTCTTATTATTGGAATGAACTTTTTAAATGTTTGCATATTTACGCAAAATTAAAGAAAATAGCCCAAGAATTAGACATTTTAAATATAGGAGGAGGGTTTCCGATAAAAACGTCTATGTCTTTCAAGTATGATTATGAATACATGACAAATGAAATTATTTACCAAATAAAAAAATTTTGTAAGGAAGAAAATATATCAGAACCACACATATACACTGAATTTGGAGCTTATACTGTAGGAGAAAGTGGAGGAATTTTATATAGAATACTTAGTCAAAAACGTCAAAATGATAGAGAAAAATGGAACATGATCGATAGTTCTTTTATGACAACACTTCCTGATACTTGGGCTATAAGTAAAAGATTTATTATGATGGCTATAAATCGTTGGAATGATTTTTATGAAAGAGTTTTTTTAGGAGGATTAACATGTGATAGTGATGATTATTATAATTCAGAACAACATATGAATGCTATATATCTTCCTTGTTATCGTGAACATACTCCACTTTATATTGGATTTTTCAATACTGGAGCTTATCAAGATACAATCAGTGGTTATGGGGGAGTTCACCATTGTTTAATTCCTCAACCAATTCATATCTTAATAGATCATGATAATAATAATAATTTCGTATATAGAATATTTCGTAAATCACAAAGACCTAAAGAAATATTAAAAATATTAGGTTATTGA
- the speB gene encoding agmatinase translates to MRLLNAFHKKKTFAGISKKYATLEKSKIVLIPVPYDSTQTWKKGSKNGPQAFLSASEHIELYDIETDSEVYKRGIYLSDPIVNSSISSIKMVNKVYHATKKYLLKEKFVTLIGGDHSISIGSIRAFGEKYTNLSILHMDAHADLRSKYKNNPYNHACSMHEASIKYPLIQIGIRSMDSSEKKYLQKGNVFYMHVIKNNDFWMQRVIHRLSENVFLSIDIDVFDPSIAPSTGTPEPGGLHWYTTLEFLKTVFQEKKIIGFDIVELLPNKKESSTDFLVVKLYYKLLSYKYELINK, encoded by the coding sequence ATTAGGTTATTGAATGCTTTTCATAAAAAAAAAACTTTTGCAGGAATATCTAAAAAATACGCTACACTAGAAAAATCTAAAATAGTACTTATTCCTGTTCCATATGATTCTACTCAAACATGGAAAAAAGGATCTAAAAATGGACCTCAAGCTTTTTTATCTGCCTCAGAACATATAGAATTATATGATATTGAAACAGATTCAGAAGTATATAAAAGAGGGATTTACTTATCCGATCCTATTGTAAATTCTTCAATTTCATCAATAAAAATGGTTAATAAAGTATATCATGCTACAAAAAAATACCTTTTAAAAGAAAAATTTGTAACCCTTATTGGAGGAGATCATTCTATATCAATAGGTAGTATACGAGCTTTTGGAGAAAAATATACAAATTTAAGTATTCTTCACATGGATGCACACGCAGACTTACGTTCTAAATACAAAAATAATCCATATAATCATGCTTGTTCAATGCATGAAGCATCAATCAAATATCCTTTAATACAAATAGGAATTCGAAGTATGGATAGTTCAGAAAAAAAATACCTTCAAAAAGGAAATGTTTTTTATATGCACGTAATTAAAAATAATGATTTTTGGATGCAAAGAGTTATTCATAGGCTATCTGAAAATGTATTTTTAAGTATAGATATAGATGTTTTTGATCCAAGTATAGCTCCTTCTACGGGAACTCCGGAACCAGGTGGGTTGCATTGGTATACAACTTTAGAATTTTTGAAAACAGTTTTTCAAGAAAAAAAAATTATAGGGTTTGACATCGTTGAACTTTTACCAAATAAAAAAGAATCTTCTACGGACTTTTTAGTAGTCAAACTTTACTATAAATTATTATCGTATAAATATGAATTAATCAATAAATAA